The following nucleotide sequence is from Acidobacteriota bacterium.
CCGGTTGCCCAACTTGCGGCTGCGCGGCGCCGCCGACGAGATCGGCGAGATCTTTGCCGAGACGCGGGTCCTGCTCATGCCCTCCCTCTTCCTGGAGGCTTTCGGTTTGTTGGCGGTGGAGGCGATGCTCCATGGCTTGCCGGTGCTGGCCAGCGCCTCCGGCGGTTTGCCGGAGGCGAAGCTGGGAGTGGATTACGTACTGCCGGTGCGCACCATCGAGAATTACTCCCAGCGTTTCGACGAGCGGGAGTTTCCTCTGGCTGCCGTGCCGCCCCAAAACCTAGAGCCCTGGGCCGCGGCGCTGGAGGCCGTGCTCACGGACCGCCGGCGCTATCAGGAGCTCTCGGAACAGTCCCGCCGTGCCGCCGCAGGCTTCGTTCAGAGCGTCTCCATCGATCCCTTCGAGGAACTCTTCGAGCAGCTGATTTCCGACCTCGCCGCCGGCACCCGCTCCGCGCTGCCGGCGGAGGAGGCCGAAACCGAGAGGAGGAGCACCGAGATCACGGGCGGCGAAGGGGCGACCGCTGAGGCCTTGAAGCGAAAGCTGTTGGCGCTGCGGGCTCTGAAGGCACAGCGGCGGGACACCGGGGACGGGGGCAGGGGAGGCATCCCCCGGCTGCCCCGGGAGGGCGACCCCTGGCCCGTGGCCGCCTCCTTCGGTCAGGAGCGGCTGTGGTTTCTCCAGCAGCTGGACCCGGAGAGCGTGGCCTACAACCTGGCGAGCCTGGTGGAGCTTCGGGGGCACCTCGATCTTCGCCTCTTGGCCAAGTCGCTGAACGCCGTCGTCGGTCGCCACGAGGTGCTGCGGACGGTCTTCGAGGAGCGGGACGGACAGCCCGGCCAGGTGGTCTTCGCCAGCGCTCGGCTGGATCTGCCAGTGATCGATTTGCACCGCCTGGGGACGGCGGCGGAGGAGGTCGCCGAGGACCTCGCCCGATCCTGGACCCGGCGTCCCTTCGACCTCACCCGCTGGCCTCTGTTGCGCCTGGTGGTCTGTCGCCTCCGCCGCCGCCAGCACCGGCTGATCTCGGTCTTCCACCACATCATCTGCGACGGTTGGTCGGCGGCCCTCTTCCTGCGCGAGCTGGTGGCCCTGTATCGGGGGACGGAGGATCGGCTCGCCGCCGACCCGTTGCAGTACGCAGACTTTGCGGTCTGGCAGCGCCGGCAGCTGGAAACTGGGCAGCTGGAAGGCGCCCCCCAGGCCGATCGGGAGCTCGAATATTGGCGCGGCCAGCTGGCGGGGCTGGAGACTTTGGCGGTTCCCCTGAAGCGCCCCGGGGGGGCCCCCAGCGGACGCGGCCGCCGGCGTTTCTTCGAGCTGCCGCAAGCGCTGGCGGCGGCATTGGAGCGAGTGGCGCGGACCTCCGGGGTTTCCCAATTCATGGTCCTGCTGGCGGGGTGGCTGATGGTGCTGCACCGCGCCACCGGCCAGCGGGATCTGGTCCTGGGCACTCCGGTGGCCGGCCGCGGGCGGTCGGAGCTGGAGGCGGTGATGGGCTTGTTCGTCAACTCCCTAGTGCTGCGCACGGTCTTGGCGCCGGATCTCGGCTTCGAGCAGGTGCTGGAGCGGGTGCGGCGGACGGTGATCGAGGCGGAGAGCCATCAGCGGCTGCCCTTCGAGCGCCTGGTACAGGCCCTGCAGCCGGAACGGGAACTCGAGGGGAACCCTTTCTTCCAGGTCATGTTCGTGGTCGAGCAGGGGGTCGGGGAGATCGCTGATCCCGGCGCGCTGGAGCTCGAAGAGCTGCCCCTGGACCCAGGCACGGCGATGCTCGATCTGCTGATCTCGTTGCGTCCAGTGGAGGATGGCCTGCGCGGCTGGATCTCCTTCGACGACGGGCTCTTCGGTCTCGCTGCCATCGACCGGCTGGTGGATCTCTACCGGCGCCTCCTGCAGGCCGCGGCTGCAAGCCCCCGGCAGCCCTTGGCAGCGCTCCCTTGGGTCAGCGCCCCGGAGCGCCGCCAGCTGCTGGAGGAGTGGGCGCCGGGGCCGCGGGCAGCGGCGCCGGAAGCCTCCTTCACCGGGCTCTTCGAGGCTCGGGCGGCGGCGACGCCGGCGGCGGTGGCGGTGGTGTGGGGGCAGGAGGAGATCAGCTATGGCCAGCTGCTCCGGCGCAGCGCAGCCCTGGGCGCCGGATTGGCCGCCGGGCTAGCGCCCCGCGGCGTCGGCGCCGAATCGCTGGTAGCGCTGTTGGCGGAGCGGGGCCCTGATCTGCTGACGGCGGTGGTGGGGCTGTTGCGCTGCGGCGCCGCCTACCTGCCGCTGGACCCCCGTCACCCGGCCCGGCGCAACGGCGAGATCCTGGCCTCCGCCGGCTGTGCTGCGATCCTCTGCGCCGGCGAGCTGCGCCCGGCCCTGGACGAGGCTCTGGCGGGGGTACCGGATCCGCCACCGGTCCTCGAGCTGGAGCCCCTGGTTCGCGGCGGGGGGGCGGCGGCGGAGCCGGCGCAGACCGTGAAGGCGGGCTTGGAGACGTTGGTCTACACCATCTTCACCTCCGGCTCCACCGGCCGGCCCAAAGGAGCCATGGTGGTGCGCCGGGGCATGGTGAACCACCTGCTCGCCAAGATTCGGGACCTCGGTCTGACGGCGGCGGATACGGTGGCCCAGACCGCTTCCCAATGCTTCGACATCTCCGTCTGGCAGATGCTCGCTCCCTTGGTGGTCGGGGGGCGGGTGGTGATCTACCCCGACGCCGTTGCCCACGATCCGGCGCAGCTCTTGCGGCGGGCGGCGGTGGACGGCGTGACAGTGCTGGAGACGGTGCCGTCGCTGATGCGGCTGCAGCTCGACGGTCTGCCCGGCTCCGAAGCCGAACGGCCGGACCTGAGCCGGCTGCGCTGGTTGATTCCCACTGGCGAAGCCTTGCCGCGGGATCTCTGCCGGCGCTGGTACCGGCTGTATCCCCAAGCCCGGCTGCTCAACGCCTACGGACCGACGGAATGCTCCGACGACGTCAGTCACTATGCCGTGCCGCTGGAGGACCGTCCCGAGGGAGCCTCGGTGTCCATCGGCCGGCCGGTGCTCCACACCACGCTGCACGTGGTCGACCGCCGGGGCCGGCTGCTGCCCCCGGGCCTCGCCGGTGAGCTTTGGGTCGGAGGCCGGGGCGTCGGCCGGGGGTATCGCAACGAGCCGGCGCGCACCGCCGCGGTCTTCGTCCCGGATTCCTTCTCCGACAGCCCCGGGGCGCGGGTTTACCGCACCGGCGACCTGAGCCGCTGGCTCGACGACAGCAACCTGGAGTTCCTCGGCCGCATCGATCACCAGGTCAAAATCCGCGGCTTCCGCATCGAGCTGGGGGAGATCGAGCATGCGGTGCGCTCGCTGCCGGCGATTCAGGATGCGGTGGTCGCGGTGACGGAGCT
It contains:
- a CDS encoding amino acid adenylation domain-containing protein, with amino-acid sequence MRLLLIQNMVYAPSHGGANKANRRLLEELAARGHECRAVAPALGSHGAETLEDQRRELAQRGIEVAEAEAGLKLRTAGVTVTALVDRHRLAEVAAGCIEDFAPQLVLVTSEDPGQELLAAASRRAPGRVVYLVHTPLYLPFGPEGYVQSARGTELIRAAAAVITVSHWVRRYIERWSGVRARVLAFPVYPPPPVPRRGSFDSGAVTLVNPCAYKGLPIFLELARRFPETPFLGVETWGTTTEDRRLMARLPNLRLRGAADEIGEIFAETRVLLMPSLFLEAFGLLAVEAMLHGLPVLASASGGLPEAKLGVDYVLPVRTIENYSQRFDEREFPLAAVPPQNLEPWAAALEAVLTDRRRYQELSEQSRRAAAGFVQSVSIDPFEELFEQLISDLAAGTRSALPAEEAETERRSTEITGGEGATAEALKRKLLALRALKAQRRDTGDGGRGGIPRLPREGDPWPVAASFGQERLWFLQQLDPESVAYNLASLVELRGHLDLRLLAKSLNAVVGRHEVLRTVFEERDGQPGQVVFASARLDLPVIDLHRLGTAAEEVAEDLARSWTRRPFDLTRWPLLRLVVCRLRRRQHRLISVFHHIICDGWSAALFLRELVALYRGTEDRLAADPLQYADFAVWQRRQLETGQLEGAPQADRELEYWRGQLAGLETLAVPLKRPGGAPSGRGRRRFFELPQALAAALERVARTSGVSQFMVLLAGWLMVLHRATGQRDLVLGTPVAGRGRSELEAVMGLFVNSLVLRTVLAPDLGFEQVLERVRRTVIEAESHQRLPFERLVQALQPERELEGNPFFQVMFVVEQGVGEIADPGALELEELPLDPGTAMLDLLISLRPVEDGLRGWISFDDGLFGLAAIDRLVDLYRRLLQAAAASPRQPLAALPWVSAPERRQLLEEWAPGPRAAAPEASFTGLFEARAAATPAAVAVVWGQEEISYGQLLRRSAALGAGLAAGLAPRGVGAESLVALLAERGPDLLTAVVGLLRCGAAYLPLDPRHPARRNGEILASAGCAAILCAGELRPALDEALAGVPDPPPVLELEPLVRGGGAAAEPAQTVKAGLETLVYTIFTSGSTGRPKGAMVVRRGMVNHLLAKIRDLGLTAADTVAQTASQCFDISVWQMLAPLVVGGRVVIYPDAVAHDPAQLLRRAAVDGVTVLETVPSLMRLQLDGLPGSEAERPDLSRLRWLIPTGEALPRDLCRRWYRLYPQARLLNAYGPTECSDDVSHYAVPLEDRPEGASVSIGRPVLHTTLHVVDRRGRLLPPGLAGELWVGGRGVGRGYRNEPARTAAVFVPDSFSDSPGARVYRTGDLSRWLDDSNLEFLGRIDHQVKIRGFRIELGEIEHAVRSLPAIQDAVVAVTELGRESRLVAYAVLGTDAGDGRGPGPAELRQALAKQLPEHMVPTHWMMLSELPRLSSGKIDRKALPAAAPILREERYKPPRSFAEELLAGLWEEALGVRRLGVEDNVFDLGAHSLMVTQVRARTERALKVEIPLRRFFEAPTVEQLARLVEQAGAGMTAELEAPPLEPVPRDGDLPLSFSQRRLWFFDRLEPGSAVFNLPTAISLQGELSAAALSGAVTDVMRRHEVLRTRFLEVDGEPLQVLDPWERQTLPVVDLSALPVAERQRQGEALRQREALRPFDLQTGPLLRATLMRRGPSDHEALLTLHHIAADGWSMRLLTEEISAAYAARVTGTTPQLPPLPVQYADYAAWQRKWLDGPALEQELSFWKQYLDGAPDSIDLPLDRPRQPVQRYRGGRLSTWLPATLLGRLRSLSRELRSTLFMTLVTAWQGLLARSSHQTDLVLGTLIANRHRHEVQDLIGFFVNTLVLRTRLPRGRSFRAAVEEVRDTTLEIYAHQDLPFEKLVEELNPDRQLSLTPLFQILFIYQNAPTGEAQLPGLRLSARETARETVNYDLLFALSERDQGIHCQLDFDRDLFDSTTVQRLLGHFRTLVESLVTAPDRPMEKAELWSAAERHQALVEWNDTRREDPLERGGWAQLFADTARRRGDAPAVVCGGESWSYRRLAAQVEDAAKLLAAAGVGEDSVVAVLAPRGLELLVGILAVFR